The following proteins come from a genomic window of Nicotiana tomentosiformis chromosome 12, ASM39032v3, whole genome shotgun sequence:
- the LOC104097974 gene encoding uncharacterized protein translates to MTLLIDKTRSGVNTKLEVWRQTLQPKGFKLSRIKTEYLECKFSDETHEADVDVKLDTQVILKRGSFKYLGSIIQGNREIDDEVSYRIGAGWMKWRLKVPPRLKGKFYRALARPTMLYVAECWPVKNSHVQRMQVTGRRMLRWMCWHTRRDKNRNEVIRDKVRVAPVEDKMRELSLRWFEHVQRKSTDAPVRRCEKLAMA, encoded by the coding sequence ATGACATTGCTGATTGATAAGACGAGAAGCGGGGTTAACACGaagctggaggtttggagacagaccctacaacctaaaggtttcaagttgagcaggatcaaaacggaatacttggagtgtaagttcagtgacgAGACTCATGAAGCGGACGTGGATGTGAAGCTTGATACGCAAGTCATCCTGAAGAGGGGTAGTTTCAAGTATCTCGGGTCTATAATCCAAGGTAACAGGGAGATTGATGATGAGGTCTCCTACCGTATCGgtgcgggatggatgaaatggaggctcaaGGTACCACcaagacttaagggtaagttctacagagcgtTGGCTAGACCTACTATGTTGTATGTGgccgagtgttggccagtcaagaactcccatgttCAGAGGATGCAAGTAACAGGAaggaggatgttgagatggatgtgttgGCATACCAGGAGAGATAAGAATAGGAACGAAGTTATTCGAGACAAAGTGAGAGTGGCCcccgtggaggacaagatgcgggagttGAGCCTGAGATGGTTCGAGCATGTGCAGAGGAAGAGTACGGATGCTcctgttaggaggtgtgagaagCTGGCCATGGCGTGA